The DNA segment ACTAAAGGATGTCCGATCAGTACCCCGGTCAATAAAATGGTGAAGGCGTTGCTGGATGGGGATATGCAGAGAGCTGGCGAATTACTTTTCAGAAATAATCCACTTTCTGTAGTCTGTTCACTCATTTGTCCTCATGAAAACTTTTGCGAAGGGCACTGCATTCTCGGGCGAAAGAGTTCTCCCGTACAAGTGAGTGACATTGAAAATTACGTATCCAGATATTATCTGGATCAATATCAGCCAAGTCAGCCTCAAAATAAGAATAACGGCAAACGAATAGCCATCATCGGATCGGGACCAGCCGGTATTTCTGTTGCTTTTATACTTGCTTCTAAAGGTTTCGCCGTGACCATTTTCGAGTCTGAAGAAAAGATTGGTGGTGTCCTCCAGTATGGCATCCCTGACTTCCGGCTCCCTAAAGATATTTTGGAAAAACTCAAAAAAAGATTACTTAAATTAGGCGTGAAAATTCGCCCTAATACACTCATTGGTCCGGTGATAAGTATTGATGACCTGTTCCGTGATGAATATCAGGCCGTCTTCATCGGAACTGGAGTATGGAATCCCAGACCGTTGCGTCTCAAGGGAGAAACGCTTGGGCATGTTCACTATGCTATAAATTATCTCAAAAATCCGGATGTTTACACATTGGGTAAAAAAGTTGCTGTCATCGGAGCTGGTAATGTTGCCATGGATGTGGCGCGAACCGCACTACGGAAAGGGGCGGAGGAAGTTACCATTTTGTATCGGCGCGGCGAAGAGGATATAAGTGCTACCAAGTACGAATATGAATACGCTAAACTGGATGGCGTTAAGTTCAAATTCTACACTTCTCCTCTTGAGATAGAAGATACTCGCGTATTGTGTGCCAAGACGCATAAAGTTGAAGATGAGCAAGGTAAAACACGCCTCGAAACAATTGCGGGAGCTGAGGAATATTTTGATGCAAACTCAGTGTTTGTTGCTGTCAGTCAGACTCCGAGGGGCAACTTATCTGGCCTTGAAGTAGGCAAAACCGGTCTAGTCATTACAGATGAAGAAGGGCGTACAACCCGGGAAGGGGTTTTCGCATCTGGAGATGTTGTGACCGGTGCTAGGACAGTGGTTGAAGCTGTCAATTGTTCAAAGCGTTCGGCGCAATCAATTCTTGAGTACATTGAGAAGAATGCTTCGTAGAAGATTTTATTAAGGGTTAAGCTGAATCAGCTTAGCCCTTTTTCTTTAGGATGTTACAGATCAAGTGTAATTATTCCTCATCAGAAACAAGTCTCTTGCCCAATCCTATAACGTTATCAATTTCATAGCCCAGACCTTGATAGAAAGCTAAAACCTCAGTATTTGTTTTACGGACCTGAAGATTAATTTTAGGGCATCCCTTCGCTTTTATTCTGTCTTCCACACAATTCATTATCTTTTTTGCAAATCCTTTTTTTTGAACTTTTGGAGACACAGCCAGATAGTTTATCCATCCTCTATGTCCTTCGTAACCGCCCATCACTGTGGCTACAATTTCGTTTTTGTATATACCTACCAAAAATAAATCAGGATCAATTATCATTTTTCTGCGAATATCATTTTTCGGGTCATTCCACGGTGCAACAAGATTGCATTTTTTCCATAATTCAATGACTTTTTCTTCGTCTTCCTGTTTGAATTCTCTTACTTGCATTAATTAATCTCATTTATGACTGAAGGGTTGCTTTTGGTATTTTTAAAAACAAATGATAACAAAAAAGTATCTTTAGCAGCAATAACTAAAACATAAACACGGGGGTGATAATGAGCGATAAAACACATTTGTATATTCTATGGACTAATGCTGATGTTGAAGCTGCAGAAAAAATGGTATTTATGTATGGTGTTAATTCATTACTTAAAGGATGGTGGGAGGAAGTAACCATTATTCTCTGGGGCGGTTCGGTAAAGCTTGCAGCTGAGAACGAGACAATAAAACAACTTATTTCAAGTGCGCTAAAAGCTGGCGTAAATATGAGTGCGTGCCGTTCCTGCGCTGATATGTATGGTTTGGTCGGAGAAATCGAAGCGCAAAATATTGAAGTCATTTATTGGGGAGAGCCGTTGACTGATCTTCTTAAAAACAATGAAAAGTTACTGACAGTTTAATTTTTTATAAGTTATTATTTGGCAGAAGAACGAGGAGCAAAAATGAAAATACGGATATTTACATTGGTGATGTTGTTTTCAATCGTATTCGGGTTGTCCGCTTGTGCAAGCTATGAGCGAACTACCGGGGTGGATAATACATGGCGATCAAAGGATG comes from the Maridesulfovibrio ferrireducens genome and includes:
- a CDS encoding NAD(P)-dependent oxidoreductase, with amino-acid sequence MGKHIIEEASRCLQCKRPLCTKGCPISTPVNKMVKALLDGDMQRAGELLFRNNPLSVVCSLICPHENFCEGHCILGRKSSPVQVSDIENYVSRYYLDQYQPSQPQNKNNGKRIAIIGSGPAGISVAFILASKGFAVTIFESEEKIGGVLQYGIPDFRLPKDILEKLKKRLLKLGVKIRPNTLIGPVISIDDLFRDEYQAVFIGTGVWNPRPLRLKGETLGHVHYAINYLKNPDVYTLGKKVAVIGAGNVAMDVARTALRKGAEEVTILYRRGEEDISATKYEYEYAKLDGVKFKFYTSPLEIEDTRVLCAKTHKVEDEQGKTRLETIAGAEEYFDANSVFVAVSQTPRGNLSGLEVGKTGLVITDEEGRTTREGVFASGDVVTGARTVVEAVNCSKRSAQSILEYIEKNAS
- a CDS encoding GNAT family acetyltransferase, giving the protein MQVREFKQEDEEKVIELWKKCNLVAPWNDPKNDIRRKMIIDPDLFLVGIYKNEIVATVMGGYEGHRGWINYLAVSPKVQKKGFAKKIMNCVEDRIKAKGCPKINLQVRKTNTEVLAFYQGLGYEIDNVIGLGKRLVSDEE
- a CDS encoding DsrE family protein yields the protein MSDKTHLYILWTNADVEAAEKMVFMYGVNSLLKGWWEEVTIILWGGSVKLAAENETIKQLISSALKAGVNMSACRSCADMYGLVGEIEAQNIEVIYWGEPLTDLLKNNEKLLTV